In a genomic window of Armatimonadota bacterium:
- a CDS encoding ABC transporter ATP-binding protein — MGHPLLQVEGVRLRFGGIVALRDVFLEVQAGEFIALLGPNGAGKTSLFNCICGLYRPQQGSIRLEGYELTRLRPDRIARLGVARTFQNLELPRGMTVLEVLLLGCHRHFQARVWEVVLGLPQAVREEIAQRERAEEVLEFLRLEAYRDRPVGALPHGIQRLVEVGRALCTGPRLLLLDEPSAGLTPEDKEELAYRLQQIRRRFGVTLLLVEHDLRMAMELAERVVVMDHGEVIAQGSPEEVRRDPRVIEAYLGAAG, encoded by the coding sequence TTGGGGCATCCGCTCCTTCAGGTAGAGGGGGTCCGCCTGCGGTTCGGCGGGATCGTCGCCCTGCGGGACGTCTTCCTGGAGGTGCAGGCCGGGGAATTCATAGCCCTCCTGGGGCCGAACGGCGCAGGCAAAACCAGCCTCTTTAACTGCATCTGCGGGCTCTATCGGCCGCAGCAGGGGAGCATCCGGCTGGAGGGATATGAGCTCACCCGCCTGCGCCCCGACCGCATCGCCCGGTTGGGTGTGGCCCGCACCTTCCAGAACCTGGAGCTTCCGCGGGGCATGACGGTCCTGGAGGTGCTGCTGCTGGGCTGCCACCGGCACTTCCAGGCCCGGGTGTGGGAGGTGGTCCTGGGCCTGCCACAGGCGGTGCGGGAGGAGATCGCCCAGCGGGAGCGGGCAGAGGAGGTCCTGGAGTTCCTCCGGCTGGAGGCGTACCGGGACCGGCCGGTGGGAGCCCTGCCGCACGGCATCCAGCGCCTGGTGGAGGTGGGGCGAGCCCTGTGCACTGGGCCGCGGTTGCTGCTCCTGGATGAGCCCTCCGCGGGCCTTACACCGGAGGACAAGGAGGAGCTGGCGTATCGTCTCCAACAGATAAGGCGGCGGTTCGGGGTCACCCTGCTCCTCGTGGAGCACGACCTACGGATGGCCATGGAACTGGCGGAGCGGGTGGTGGTGATGGACCACGGGGAGGTCATCGCCCAGGGATCCCCGGAGGAGGTACGGCGGGATCCGCGGGTGATCGAGGCGTACCTGGGAGCTGCGGGATGA
- a CDS encoding ABC transporter substrate-binding protein, translating to MRCLAVFLLVVGLAGLLGRATAQERGVTPEEVVIGTSMPLSGPAAYWGAVGRGMEAYARYLSEQGGIHGRRLRVVVRDDGYLPPRAAANVRELVERVGVFAIVGLIGSANAFAVRDYLVRNQVLWITPTADATMWYGFRQKRYLFVTYPSYVEEARILVEYAAERLGVRTVAVFYQNDLYGQKGLLGAKQGAHKARIRIVAQVPYEVTAAEVSTEAVKLRESRAEAVLLYATPRHGALIVREMAKVGYAPRLLSSFTLGDPIMFTLAGEAWNNVISTGFFPLPGTGDARVDQALSILTRIDPALRANPYNALAGWAFLEPLVEALRRAGRELTQERVVSALESLRNWDGEVIRGVTFGPDRRQGIHRIFLTRAEGGRYVRISDWISYPVRF from the coding sequence ATGCGGTGCCTGGCGGTGTTCCTGCTGGTGGTAGGGCTTGCGGGACTTCTGGGGAGGGCCACAGCCCAGGAGCGGGGCGTGACCCCGGAGGAGGTGGTGATCGGGACCTCCATGCCCTTGAGCGGTCCCGCCGCGTACTGGGGAGCGGTCGGCAGGGGGATGGAGGCCTACGCTCGGTATCTCAGCGAGCAGGGGGGGATCCACGGACGGAGATTGCGGGTGGTGGTGCGGGACGACGGGTACCTTCCGCCCCGCGCCGCGGCAAACGTACGGGAGCTGGTGGAGCGGGTGGGCGTGTTCGCCATCGTGGGCCTCATTGGGAGCGCGAACGCATTCGCGGTGCGCGACTACCTCGTGCGCAACCAGGTCCTGTGGATCACACCGACCGCGGACGCCACCATGTGGTACGGCTTCCGGCAGAAGCGCTACCTCTTCGTGACCTATCCCTCCTACGTGGAGGAGGCCCGGATCCTGGTGGAGTACGCGGCCGAGAGACTGGGCGTGCGCACGGTGGCGGTCTTCTACCAGAACGACCTGTACGGCCAGAAGGGCCTGCTGGGCGCCAAGCAGGGGGCGCATAAGGCCCGGATCCGCATCGTGGCCCAGGTGCCCTATGAGGTGACCGCGGCGGAGGTGAGCACGGAGGCGGTGAAGCTGCGGGAATCCCGGGCGGAGGCGGTGCTCCTCTACGCCACCCCACGACACGGCGCCCTCATCGTGCGGGAGATGGCGAAAGTGGGGTATGCGCCAAGGCTCCTGAGCTCCTTCACCTTGGGCGACCCCATCATGTTCACCCTGGCGGGGGAGGCGTGGAACAACGTGATCTCCACCGGCTTCTTCCCGCTCCCGGGTACCGGGGATGCCCGGGTGGACCAGGCCTTGAGCATCCTCACCCGGATCGACCCCGCCCTGCGGGCCAACCCGTACAACGCGCTCGCGGGCTGGGCCTTCCTGGAGCCCTTGGTGGAGGCTCTCCGCCGTGCGGGTCGGGAGCTCACCCAGGAGCGGGTGGTGTCGGCTCTGGAGAGCCTGCGGAACTGGGATGGAGAGGTGATCCGGGGGGTCACCTTCGGTCCGGACCGGCGGCAGGGCATCCACCGGATCTTCCTCACCCGGGCGGAAGGCGGGCGGTACGTCCGGATCTCGGACTGGATCTCGTACCCCGTGCGGTTCTAG
- a CDS encoding ABC transporter ATP-binding protein, which yields MSALLEVRNVESGYRRGFVVLRGVSLRVREEEMVALLGPNGAGKTTLLRTLMGLIPDQPEKGEVLFQGQRLQGKEPHEITRMGMVLVPEGRGIFPELTVAENLALAGFGRRIWAGEVEAVLDRFPVLRERWRQLAGTLSGGEQQMLALARALVLRPRLLLLDEPSLGLAPRVAAEIFAALQALNREGMAVLLVEQNARVALRIAHYGYVLEAGRLVLEGSAERLREDPNVQALYLGMGGESSPKGFRRWRPKRRWA from the coding sequence ATGAGCGCGTTGCTGGAAGTGCGCAACGTAGAAAGCGGCTACCGACGTGGGTTCGTGGTGCTTCGGGGCGTCTCCCTGCGGGTGCGGGAGGAGGAGATGGTTGCTCTGCTGGGCCCAAACGGCGCGGGCAAGACCACCCTGCTGCGCACCCTCATGGGGCTCATCCCGGATCAGCCCGAGAAGGGCGAGGTACTGTTCCAGGGCCAGCGCCTCCAGGGGAAGGAGCCCCACGAGATCACGCGGATGGGGATGGTGTTGGTGCCCGAGGGCCGGGGGATCTTTCCGGAACTCACGGTTGCGGAGAACCTGGCTCTCGCAGGCTTTGGCCGCCGGATCTGGGCCGGGGAGGTGGAGGCGGTGCTGGACCGATTCCCCGTACTCCGGGAGCGGTGGCGGCAGCTCGCAGGGACCCTCTCAGGAGGCGAGCAACAGATGCTGGCCCTGGCCCGGGCCCTGGTGCTGCGACCCCGTCTGCTGCTCCTGGATGAACCCTCCCTGGGACTTGCGCCCCGGGTGGCGGCGGAGATCTTTGCGGCTCTCCAGGCCCTGAACCGGGAGGGGATGGCGGTGCTGTTGGTGGAACAGAATGCCCGCGTGGCCCTCCGCATCGCCCACTACGGGTACGTGCTGGAGGCGGGCAGGCTCGTGCTGGAGGGAAGCGCGGAGCGGCTGCGGGAGGATCCCAACGTGCAGGCCCTGTACCTGGGGATGGGGGGAGAATCCTCTCCCAAGGGATTCCGGCGCTGGCGGCCGAAGCGCCGGTGGGCGTGA